In Zobellia roscoffensis, the following are encoded in one genomic region:
- a CDS encoding T9SS type B sorting domain-containing protein — MLPKKTQRILYALLLMTFSVVCTSAIAGKKAFNIYAEVASAVKEVVSVKSEAADNAKTISTKALKSGTAKEAAAAPMFSTIIQNADEEVGCAADGSTVARFNLCGDSDDRVISLSTSGSREWQVLNPSGSCPFNVDEDCPSSTGTPSCWTGLGSPTSYTLDASSVNQSTGAQYRVRVNGGTWYYFKVKKSTISYGVSSKDFVCNNPGRIEITGLPNSYQFNLSEGGTVVRPYQSSSIFSNLDPGTYTVKARLNISGQVCEYLIGPIEIEQVDIDIDVTFTNPVCSGETGTIDVSINPEVPGPYVYTLLDDSGAEIEFTSTISSNTYTFGAVSEGTYAVKVETNDCKEDIPNGIAAPIEYADTSGNPITVGTGLSPITVATDTNGMSFGCSTISSIDIDVTPSGGSGTYSYTVSDGGDSGGNFTGTSSYTVTGPGTYTFFITDDQGCTAEKSEYVAELDPPDVTATDIVGTCTNGGGKVDFNVTDPKGFNLEFRATNNAGDPFTSSSTIPVADGTYNIVEVQYSQGAFTCILSLPAVTVTSAGGLSSSASLTQDYTCVNGGGIIDFTPASGGSGTGYEYSIDNVTYQAGTTFTGLTPGNYIPYVKDDAGCFQALTPIDVTEPTPPDSITFAQDNLDCASGTSRVTVNVLPATYTVTQYEIISSNPATTLPPAQASNVFPGLDLDTSYQFEITDDSGCTHTASFTTGGFSSIRAQVKSGGDRRVCPSATDGNGAFIIDGFATDYNYAVVQLPGTSVISGTSSDREIPITGLGAGTYEITVTDNETNCTSTISFDVEEASTPLGITVAETAMTCQNNNIGRVTGTATGGFSGYNYELEWPGGTVQGPKTGRNFNGLTEEGTYTLTVTDIEGCSESTTFTLTRVDAPTISEGAIDYCYSPTSDGEITVTSTAGTADISTHQYRINGGTLVSPGTAGTHTFTGLVPGNYTIDVVDGNNCTDSTVSIRIPPQIQVSLDLNREIDCGGDGEMQITVSGGDISDLTSTSYTIFRDGVAVAAHTGNQLPSNTFTYTMDFTQFGDYTVEVSDNNGCSNISEPLTFVEPTNIAATPRIVGPSCGDANSGFVEITPTVSSGVPPFEVVFAPVGELQSNPLDPNSATGDAIDYAFSDQTVYSGLAAGDYEYVVKDSRNCVTAVTVVSVVTDPIGAPDATVTPIDATCTTGDLSGGVIIDLPTVGVENYTVVIEDNFGNAIYTQNDVADTDFSLTINDSSLVPGNYQVIILDSRGCNDIEPFTIDSASLDIIPDYPTPPATCTPGGTTVCVDITGGTSGSYEIRLLEDPALPWETPNQAPGSPDEHCFNNLLWGTSYTVEVRDTATNCEYQEVITLPEGPGGDVVLAVDNATCRNGDVGVNYTITTGIAPFDVVITNLDTGEVVYDVTGSPLTTLATDLSVPAGRYGIAVEDAGDCSYGDEAEAILNLPRVDVIDNQNANCNALGQITVRANGGAAPYEFAFVEQGMLAPGVPPATSEFDSSPTKELAGSIGGITYDIWVMDAGGCPASTSAAIVQLNPDLPLTPPVVNNACDVVTTAATGFNIELSLPGDFDTPTFTLNGVSQTVANSGSAGTPTIATFTVNSVGNYPFEIIDANGCSVDGIAEVFQVLSASGNFSTEPNCENDDGIVTITADGGSGDFTYRLTGTPISGPALDITDSNNDGIFPDIPPGDYQVEVTDNQVVDGSGTNCTVTVDDIIRSAPTTPVIADTGATDVSCNGLDDGSISASIVAGTDVDGIKEYNLYNTNLASMPSDYDVSSRNQTNNSGSFINLTPGTYVLEVVTDRNCYDREEVVINEPPAFSITATAGTLQCEVGANRFSTTILTATVDGVEVGNGADYGFKINATDSYQTTSSNTMDFVIVDDGTTQTFNVYAIDSNGCEYISADVVIDPPNNVTATITQVSPMDCENPERVRVTVTGSTNFIIEDQGFSVAPVADQTQPSGSFVEFDLPMVAGEYNLQVNDIGGCTYPIAAYVVDEPVLPTVTITESQAVSCFGTTTGELSIDVSGFTGEYEYWVYDSSDPGFTGGAFGTPVNGNSNGIVDIATDGNPFIITGLEGGNHRVVIRESNKTVAGCDVYSNATTLTTPSEALVIATLEEIGRVGCSDDLGEIVATPQGGWDSSPYEYMLEYEATVGSGFAPHSNASYATFAANGDNNTFTGLSSGNYRVTVRDIEGCTDSMEIELEAVPAIEVEAIITRELECPTGNDAIILAVDPTDSSTPGAIGGVPGAGYQYRLLHLGSDNNTDIVTETGYQTNPEFSGTSGVIPGGWYAVEVASTLGCGVVSAPIQVIPPPPINPALIQTSVPACGNIATMMIRVNNPQGGSYEFRRIYPDTHPLYVPPGDPSIVWSNISGTDSNGLPVETGIPGNINEAYRYEVRKQGSLSSCLAIKTNGITITDAEALTLDPASPTFDVSCSDQVDGRIEAIANGGTGIYEFRIYDTDPDPSNPDGSKDAFVAELQPTYGNRPMQDFGTFENLEPGTYYISVISRLNCGVVSLPFTIDPAIPVNIVESSTPTTCYGESDGTITMEVTSATAGLVQFAIEPNLSEFFSDPDNPTVYTFTDLPANTPSNPTYTVLAQDAEGCPQTFEITVNEPEELEVADFSTTPETCIGFEDGTAQITVTGGTPFVDPTTLDEYYETRLVGPNSDGTEVFLRNDNLYFDNLIGGEGYIVFVQDANGCSTNVFIPIEIGVDLTAEPLVQYGCEGIFPNSTASVQMQEESLIPELLFALNPIDPSDAITALATTERSWGDLPAGDHTVYIYHENGCTNFVEFTIEGYDPLTLIAEKTGPNEITATAEGGFGGYEFFFDGQSYGSEGIYTTTESGEVEIRVVDQNGCVAVAVIPFEFTGMLEIPNFFTPNGDNENDFWAPGNREFFPDIEVIIYDRYGRVVAELDDVSKWDGLYEGKELPTGDYWYVVNQNDERDIRYVGHFTLYR; from the coding sequence ATGCTCCCAAAAAAAACACAGCGTATTCTGTACGCGCTACTGTTAATGACCTTTTCAGTGGTTTGTACTTCTGCTATAGCCGGCAAGAAGGCTTTCAACATTTATGCTGAAGTAGCCTCTGCCGTTAAAGAGGTGGTTTCAGTTAAAAGCGAAGCTGCCGACAATGCAAAGACCATTTCAACTAAGGCTCTGAAAAGTGGCACGGCTAAAGAAGCCGCTGCTGCTCCTATGTTTTCGACCATTATTCAGAATGCCGATGAAGAAGTAGGTTGTGCTGCTGATGGTTCTACGGTTGCACGATTTAACCTTTGTGGTGACTCTGATGACAGAGTTATTTCATTAAGTACTAGTGGTAGTAGGGAGTGGCAGGTTCTTAACCCTTCAGGAAGCTGTCCATTTAATGTTGATGAAGATTGTCCTAGCTCTACAGGAACTCCAAGTTGTTGGACTGGCTTAGGTTCTCCAACTAGTTATACACTTGATGCAAGTTCGGTTAATCAATCTACAGGTGCTCAGTATAGGGTGCGAGTTAATGGCGGTACTTGGTACTATTTTAAAGTTAAGAAAAGTACCATATCATACGGGGTTTCATCAAAAGATTTTGTTTGTAATAATCCGGGTAGAATAGAAATTACGGGTCTTCCTAATAGTTATCAGTTTAACCTTAGTGAAGGTGGAACGGTTGTAAGGCCTTACCAATCTTCTTCTATTTTTTCAAATTTAGACCCAGGTACCTATACTGTTAAAGCAAGATTGAATATTTCTGGGCAGGTGTGTGAATATTTAATTGGCCCTATTGAAATTGAGCAAGTAGATATTGACATTGACGTAACCTTTACAAACCCTGTTTGTAGTGGAGAGACAGGTACTATTGATGTTTCTATTAACCCTGAAGTTCCTGGTCCGTATGTATATACCTTATTAGATGATAGTGGTGCGGAAATAGAGTTTACCTCTACCATTTCTAGTAATACCTATACTTTTGGAGCAGTAAGTGAAGGTACGTATGCCGTAAAGGTAGAAACCAATGATTGCAAAGAAGACATTCCTAATGGTATTGCAGCTCCTATAGAATATGCAGATACTAGTGGTAACCCAATTACAGTAGGTACGGGTTTAAGCCCTATTACAGTAGCAACAGATACCAATGGTATGAGTTTTGGATGTTCTACCATATCTAGTATAGATATAGATGTAACCCCATCAGGAGGTTCGGGTACTTATAGCTATACTGTAAGTGATGGTGGTGATTCTGGAGGTAATTTCACGGGTACAAGTTCATATACGGTTACCGGCCCTGGTACCTACACTTTTTTTATTACCGATGATCAAGGCTGTACAGCCGAAAAGTCTGAATATGTAGCAGAGTTAGATCCACCAGATGTTACCGCAACAGATATTGTTGGTACGTGTACCAATGGTGGAGGAAAAGTTGACTTTAACGTTACCGATCCAAAAGGTTTTAATTTAGAATTTAGAGCAACGAATAATGCGGGTGATCCGTTTACTAGTTCTTCTACCATTCCTGTTGCAGATGGCACTTATAATATAGTTGAAGTTCAATATTCTCAAGGTGCTTTTACCTGTATTTTATCTTTACCTGCAGTAACCGTTACTTCGGCGGGTGGACTGAGCAGTTCTGCTTCTTTAACCCAAGATTATACGTGCGTAAATGGAGGTGGTATCATTGATTTTACACCAGCAAGTGGAGGTTCGGGTACAGGATATGAGTACAGTATAGATAACGTTACCTACCAGGCAGGAACAACTTTTACGGGTTTAACACCGGGAAATTATATACCTTATGTAAAAGATGACGCGGGATGTTTTCAAGCATTAACACCAATAGATGTAACGGAGCCAACTCCTCCGGACTCTATAACTTTTGCTCAAGACAATCTAGATTGTGCTTCGGGAACAAGTAGGGTCACTGTAAATGTATTACCTGCAACTTATACAGTTACACAATATGAAATTATTTCATCTAACCCTGCAACGACACTACCTCCAGCACAAGCAAGTAACGTTTTTCCTGGTTTGGATTTAGACACCTCTTATCAATTTGAAATTACAGATGATAGTGGTTGTACCCATACAGCAAGTTTCACCACAGGCGGCTTTAGTTCTATTAGGGCTCAAGTTAAATCTGGTGGGGATAGACGTGTTTGCCCTAGTGCAACCGATGGTAATGGCGCATTTATAATAGACGGTTTTGCTACAGATTACAACTATGCAGTTGTTCAATTGCCAGGTACATCAGTTATAAGTGGTACAAGTAGTGATCGAGAAATTCCTATTACAGGCTTAGGTGCTGGGACCTATGAAATTACAGTAACCGATAATGAAACCAATTGTACATCAACTATATCCTTTGATGTAGAAGAAGCATCAACACCATTAGGTATTACTGTAGCAGAGACTGCCATGACTTGCCAAAATAATAATATTGGAAGGGTAACAGGAACAGCGACTGGCGGTTTCAGCGGATATAATTATGAATTGGAATGGCCTGGTGGAACCGTACAAGGCCCAAAAACAGGACGTAATTTTAATGGTTTAACTGAAGAAGGAACATATACTTTAACCGTAACCGATATCGAAGGATGTTCGGAGTCAACAACGTTTACGCTAACAAGGGTTGATGCACCTACAATTTCAGAGGGAGCAATAGATTATTGTTATTCCCCTACTAGTGACGGAGAAATAACGGTTACTTCTACTGCGGGTACTGCGGATATATCAACACATCAGTATCGTATTAATGGAGGAACATTAGTGTCGCCTGGTACTGCCGGCACACATACCTTTACAGGATTAGTTCCGGGTAATTACACAATTGATGTGGTAGATGGTAATAACTGTACTGATTCTACAGTATCTATTAGAATACCGCCACAGATTCAGGTAAGCTTAGATTTGAACAGGGAAATTGACTGTGGTGGTGATGGAGAAATGCAAATTACAGTCTCTGGTGGAGATATTTCTGATTTAACCTCTACCTCGTACACCATATTTAGAGATGGTGTTGCGGTTGCAGCTCATACTGGAAATCAACTTCCATCCAATACGTTTACGTATACTATGGATTTTACTCAATTTGGAGATTATACGGTTGAGGTATCGGACAATAATGGTTGTAGTAATATCTCTGAACCTTTAACCTTTGTAGAACCTACCAATATTGCCGCAACACCTAGAATAGTAGGCCCTAGCTGTGGTGATGCCAATAGCGGTTTTGTTGAGATAACACCAACAGTGTCTTCAGGCGTACCGCCGTTTGAGGTTGTATTTGCACCTGTAGGTGAGTTACAGTCTAATCCATTGGATCCGAATAGTGCAACAGGTGATGCTATTGATTATGCTTTCTCTGATCAGACTGTTTATTCAGGTTTGGCGGCAGGAGATTATGAGTATGTTGTGAAAGATTCAAGAAATTGTGTCACGGCAGTAACTGTAGTTTCGGTAGTGACAGATCCTATAGGTGCACCAGACGCAACGGTAACACCAATTGATGCTACTTGTACTACAGGAGATTTGTCTGGTGGAGTAATAATAGACCTACCAACAGTAGGAGTAGAGAACTATACTGTAGTCATTGAGGATAATTTTGGTAACGCTATTTACACTCAAAACGATGTAGCAGATACTGATTTTTCACTAACGATAAACGACTCAAGCCTTGTTCCAGGAAATTACCAAGTAATTATCTTAGACTCAAGAGGCTGTAATGATATAGAGCCTTTTACGATTGATTCGGCTAGTTTGGATATAATTCCTGACTATCCAACGCCACCTGCTACTTGTACCCCTGGCGGTACAACGGTATGTGTTGATATTACAGGTGGTACTTCTGGAAGCTATGAGATTCGTTTATTAGAAGATCCAGCTTTACCTTGGGAAACGCCAAATCAAGCACCTGGCTCACCAGACGAACATTGCTTTAATAACCTACTATGGGGAACTTCTTATACGGTAGAAGTTCGAGATACAGCAACGAATTGTGAATATCAAGAGGTTATAACTTTACCTGAAGGGCCTGGCGGAGACGTAGTTCTTGCAGTTGATAACGCTACCTGTAGAAATGGTGACGTAGGGGTAAACTATACTATAACCACAGGAATTGCTCCTTTTGATGTTGTTATTACTAATCTAGATACAGGCGAAGTTGTGTATGATGTAACAGGATCACCGTTGACAACTTTAGCTACTGATTTATCTGTTCCAGCAGGTCGTTACGGCATAGCGGTTGAAGATGCTGGTGATTGTTCATATGGAGATGAAGCAGAAGCTATTTTAAATTTACCCCGAGTTGATGTTATTGATAATCAAAATGCAAATTGTAATGCTTTAGGTCAAATAACGGTGAGAGCAAATGGAGGAGCCGCACCTTATGAGTTTGCTTTTGTGGAACAAGGTATGTTAGCTCCTGGTGTTCCACCAGCGACTTCAGAATTTGACAGTTCACCAACCAAAGAATTGGCAGGTTCTATAGGTGGTATTACCTATGATATTTGGGTTATGGATGCAGGGGGGTGCCCAGCAAGTACATCGGCGGCAATTGTACAGTTAAACCCTGACTTACCATTGACTCCACCTGTTGTGAACAACGCATGTGATGTAGTTACTACGGCTGCCACTGGATTTAATATAGAACTTAGTTTGCCCGGAGATTTTGATACGCCTACGTTTACCTTAAATGGTGTAAGTCAGACCGTGGCTAACTCAGGGTCTGCAGGCACACCCACCATCGCGACCTTTACGGTCAATAGTGTGGGTAACTATCCTTTCGAAATTATTGATGCAAATGGATGTAGTGTAGATGGCATTGCAGAGGTATTTCAAGTACTTTCTGCATCTGGTAACTTTAGTACAGAACCGAATTGTGAGAATGACGATGGTATTGTAACAATTACGGCCGATGGTGGTAGTGGTGATTTTACGTATCGATTGACGGGTACTCCGATTTCCGGTCCAGCCCTTGATATCACCGATTCCAACAATGATGGTATTTTCCCAGATATTCCCCCTGGAGACTATCAGGTTGAGGTTACAGACAATCAGGTTGTTGATGGCTCAGGTACCAATTGTACGGTTACCGTTGATGATATAATTAGATCAGCACCAACAACTCCGGTTATTGCTGATACTGGAGCAACGGACGTAAGTTGTAATGGTTTAGATGATGGAAGTATTTCTGCTTCGATTGTAGCGGGTACGGATGTAGATGGTATTAAGGAATACAACTTGTACAATACTAATTTAGCTTCCATGCCATCTGATTATGACGTTAGTTCTCGTAATCAAACCAATAATTCAGGTTCCTTTATAAATTTAACTCCAGGCACCTATGTACTAGAGGTAGTGACGGATAGAAATTGCTATGATAGGGAAGAGGTTGTTATTAACGAACCACCGGCTTTCAGCATAACTGCTACCGCTGGTACATTGCAATGTGAAGTTGGTGCTAACAGATTTAGTACCACAATACTTACAGCAACTGTTGATGGTGTTGAAGTAGGGAATGGCGCAGATTATGGATTTAAGATAAACGCAACGGATAGCTACCAAACAACAAGTAGCAATACGATGGATTTTGTGATTGTTGATGATGGCACAACGCAAACGTTTAATGTTTATGCAATTGATAGTAATGGTTGTGAGTATATTAGTGCAGATGTGGTCATTGACCCTCCTAATAATGTAACAGCGACAATTACTCAAGTGTCTCCAATGGATTGTGAAAATCCGGAGCGAGTTCGTGTAACTGTAACGGGGAGTACCAACTTTATTATTGAAGATCAAGGTTTTTCTGTAGCTCCAGTAGCTGATCAGACCCAACCAAGCGGTAGTTTTGTAGAATTTGATTTACCTATGGTTGCTGGTGAGTACAATTTACAAGTAAACGATATAGGAGGTTGTACGTATCCTATAGCTGCTTATGTGGTAGATGAACCTGTGTTACCAACGGTGACAATTACAGAATCACAAGCTGTAAGTTGCTTTGGAACTACAACGGGTGAATTAAGTATTGACGTAAGCGGCTTTACAGGAGAATATGAATATTGGGTATACGATTCTAGTGATCCAGGATTTACTGGAGGTGCTTTTGGTACTCCTGTTAACGGAAACTCAAATGGAATTGTTGATATAGCTACAGACGGAAATCCTTTTATAATTACGGGGTTAGAAGGAGGAAACCACCGTGTGGTTATACGTGAGAGCAATAAGACAGTTGCGGGATGTGATGTATACAGTAATGCAACTACTTTAACAACGCCTAGCGAAGCTTTAGTTATAGCTACTTTAGAGGAAATTGGTCGTGTTGGTTGTAGTGATGATTTAGGTGAAATTGTAGCTACGCCTCAAGGAGGATGGGATTCTTCTCCATATGAATATATGTTGGAATATGAAGCTACCGTTGGTAGTGGTTTTGCGCCACACTCCAATGCTTCATATGCTACTTTCGCAGCAAACGGAGACAACAATACGTTTACAGGACTTTCTAGTGGAAACTACCGTGTTACGGTCAGGGATATTGAAGGCTGTACCGATTCTATGGAAATAGAATTGGAAGCTGTGCCTGCAATAGAGGTAGAGGCTATAATCACCAGAGAATTGGAATGCCCGACTGGTAATGATGCCATTATATTAGCCGTTGATCCAACGGATAGTTCAACACCAGGCGCAATTGGTGGCGTGCCAGGAGCGGGGTACCAATATAGATTGTTGCATTTAGGAAGTGATAATAATACTGATATTGTGACTGAGACAGGTTATCAAACTAATCCAGAGTTCTCTGGTACATCAGGAGTTATTCCTGGCGGATGGTACGCGGTTGAAGTAGCGTCTACTTTAGGTTGTGGTGTTGTGTCTGCACCTATTCAGGTAATTCCGCCACCACCAATTAATCCGGCCTTAATTCAAACTTCAGTTCCTGCTTGTGGTAATATTGCTACTATGATGATTAGAGTAAATAATCCCCAGGGTGGATCATATGAATTCCGTAGAATTTATCCTGATACTCATCCATTATATGTGCCACCGGGAGATCCAAGTATCGTTTGGTCAAATATAAGTGGAACAGACTCCAACGGTTTGCCTGTTGAAACGGGAATACCTGGGAATATTAATGAGGCATATCGTTATGAGGTTCGTAAGCAAGGTAGCTTAAGCTCTTGTTTGGCTATTAAGACCAATGGTATTACTATTACTGATGCAGAGGCATTAACTTTAGATCCAGCTTCGCCTACATTTGATGTTTCTTGTTCTGATCAAGTAGATGGTAGAATAGAAGCAATTGCGAATGGAGGTACGGGTATATACGAATTCCGTATTTATGATACTGATCCAGACCCATCCAATCCAGATGGTTCAAAGGATGCGTTTGTTGCAGAATTACAACCTACTTATGGTAATCGACCAATGCAAGATTTTGGAACATTCGAAAACTTGGAGCCAGGTACGTACTATATCTCGGTAATAAGCCGTCTAAATTGTGGGGTTGTATCATTACCGTTTACCATAGACCCTGCCATACCGGTAAATATTGTCGAATCAAGTACGCCAACAACCTGTTATGGAGAAAGCGATGGTACCATTACCATGGAGGTTACAAGTGCTACGGCAGGTTTGGTACAGTTTGCTATAGAGCCTAATTTAAGTGAGTTCTTTAGTGATCCAGATAACCCAACGGTATATACATTTACAGATTTACCAGCTAACACGCCTAGTAATCCTACGTATACGGTATTGGCACAAGATGCAGAAGGTTGTCCGCAGACTTTTGAAATTACGGTTAATGAACCTGAAGAATTAGAAGTAGCAGATTTCAGTACAACGCCTGAAACGTGTATCGGTTTTGAAGATGGTACCGCACAAATCACGGTAACCGGTGGTACGCCATTTGTAGACCCAACAACATTAGATGAGTATTATGAGACCCGTTTAGTTGGTCCTAATTCTGATGGAACAGAAGTGTTCTTAAGAAATGATAATCTATACTTTGATAACTTAATAGGAGGCGAAGGGTATATTGTTTTTGTACAAGATGCCAATGGCTGTAGTACAAATGTGTTTATTCCTATAGAAATAGGCGTAGATTTAACAGCAGAACCTCTAGTTCAATACGGTTGTGAAGGTATATTCCCTAATAGTACGGCTTCGGTTCAGATGCAAGAAGAGAGTTTGATTCCGGAATTGTTATTCGCATTGAACCCTATTGATCCATCTGATGCTATTACAGCATTGGCGACAACCGAGCGTTCGTGGGGTGATTTACCTGCAGGCGACCATACCGTTTACATTTATCATGAAAACGGATGTACCAACTTTGTTGAGTTTACCATTGAAGGGTATGATCCATTAACGTTGATAGCGGAAAAAACCGGTCCAAATGAGATTACCGCAACAGCAGAAGGCGGTTTTGGAGGCTATGAGTTCTTCTTTGACGGACAGTCTTACGGTAGTGAAGGTATATATACTACCACAGAGAGTGGTGAGGTTGAAATTAGAGTAGTAGACCAAAATGGTTGTGTGGCAGTTGCTGTTATACCGTTTGAATTTACTGGAATGTTAGAAATACCTAATTTCTTTACGCCTAACGGTGATAATGAAAATGATTTCTGGGCACCGGGTAACCGTGAGTTCTTCCCAGATATTGAAGTTATTATCTATGACCGTTATGGTAGGGTAGTTGCGGAACTAGACGATGTAAGTAAATGGGACGGTCTTTATGAAGGTAAAGAACTGCCAACTGGTGACTATTGGTATGTTGTAAATCAAAACGATGAACGAGATATTCGATATGTCGGCCACTTTACCCTGTATCGATAA
- a CDS encoding carboxylesterase family protein — translation MLQRLYFILLCFVLQSCAAQSKYKLVDAEQETVIKENYSYYLYFPEGYDEKPEEEYPLLLFLHGGGESGDSLVYVKRNGPPKLIKRGKKFPFMILAPQNPQKKMWWNTRSVMQLLDTIVANNRVDKNRIYLTGLSRGGGAAWEMAVQYPTKFAAMAVVCGMTPLPYASWIDKKMPIWVFHGEEDQSIPISESETMVSKLKSMGHDIRFTKYPGVGHDSWIKAYEDDELYEWFMEQERQE, via the coding sequence ATGCTGCAAAGATTATATTTCATTTTACTCTGCTTTGTGTTACAGAGTTGTGCTGCCCAATCAAAATATAAATTGGTTGATGCTGAACAAGAAACAGTCATAAAAGAGAACTATAGCTATTATTTATACTTCCCAGAAGGATATGATGAAAAGCCGGAAGAGGAGTATCCTTTACTGTTATTCCTTCATGGCGGGGGAGAGTCAGGAGATAGCTTGGTATATGTAAAAAGAAATGGACCGCCTAAATTAATTAAAAGAGGGAAGAAGTTTCCTTTCATGATTTTAGCGCCCCAGAATCCGCAAAAGAAAATGTGGTGGAACACACGTTCCGTAATGCAATTACTAGATACTATAGTAGCGAACAATCGCGTGGACAAAAATAGAATTTATCTAACCGGACTCAGTAGAGGAGGAGGGGCGGCTTGGGAAATGGCCGTTCAGTACCCTACAAAGTTTGCTGCCATGGCCGTTGTTTGTGGAATGACACCTTTGCCCTATGCTTCTTGGATAGATAAGAAAATGCCCATTTGGGTTTTCCATGGCGAGGAAGACCAATCCATTCCAATTTCAGAATCGGAAACCATGGTTTCTAAATTAAAAAGTATGGGCCATGACATTCGTTTTACCAAATATCCTGGCGTTGGCCACGATTCTTGGATTAAAGCTTATGAAGATGATGAGCTATATGAATGGTTTATGGAACAGGAACGACAGGAGTGA
- a CDS encoding FG-GAP repeat domain-containing protein produces the protein MPKNLWRDQVLPEMGARMGISVSDYNLLGGFSFQEQHAILNSGIYSVKPQTSLEDWKLLNEYIISVAPDSLKNNQYQIQVAELSNFEFSPVDVDSSDGSSIMFAKFDTVKNKLNIADTRGRVFEYDKEDKSLKKLLNGSGPISSFIENDSIQYVTSIGSLSPTEIVNGRIFEINDNTVQSLPIDFHRPVHTSVYDFDEDGIDEILVCEYGNLTGSLSLISKSPSNIFKKKILLGQPGTIRTIVRDMNGDGKSDIVVMTAQGNEGVSILYQTDSLNFKSEQVIHFSPVYGSSWFEMVDYDNDGDQDIITVHGDNADKTPVLKPYHGMRIHLNDGANNFEEIFFFPLNGATRSVSADFDQDGDIDFGLISTFPDYKNHPEMSFVYLENVDQDKFRFETKILGSDFSGRWFLIDSGDFDQDGDIDIALSCATFNFTAVPSKLAQVYEDNPWDMLILENLLIN, from the coding sequence TTGCCAAAGAATTTATGGAGAGATCAAGTACTGCCAGAAATGGGAGCCAGAATGGGTATTAGTGTTTCTGACTATAATCTACTCGGTGGCTTTTCATTTCAAGAGCAACATGCTATTCTAAATTCGGGTATATATAGTGTGAAGCCTCAAACTTCGCTAGAAGATTGGAAGTTACTTAATGAATATATAATTTCCGTTGCTCCAGATAGTTTGAAAAATAACCAGTATCAAATTCAGGTGGCCGAACTTAGTAATTTTGAATTCTCACCTGTTGATGTAGATAGTTCAGATGGTAGTTCGATTATGTTTGCAAAGTTCGACACAGTAAAAAATAAATTGAACATTGCAGACACTAGAGGACGGGTATTTGAATACGATAAAGAGGATAAAAGCTTAAAGAAACTCCTTAATGGAAGTGGGCCTATTTCTAGCTTTATTGAAAATGATAGCATACAGTACGTTACATCTATTGGGTCGTTAAGTCCTACGGAAATTGTTAATGGAAGAATATTTGAAATTAACGATAATACGGTTCAATCTTTACCAATTGATTTTCATAGGCCTGTTCATACTAGCGTATATGATTTTGACGAAGATGGTATAGATGAAATTTTGGTCTGCGAATATGGAAATTTAACGGGTAGCTTATCGTTAATATCTAAGTCACCAAGTAATATTTTTAAAAAGAAAATATTATTGGGGCAACCTGGAACTATAAGGACAATTGTAAGAGATATGAATGGGGATGGAAAAAGTGATATTGTTGTTATGACTGCTCAGGGAAATGAGGGGGTTTCAATTCTCTATCAAACTGATAGTTTGAATTTTAAATCTGAACAAGTAATTCATTTTAGTCCGGTATATGGCAGTAGTTGGTTTGAAATGGTTGATTACGACAACGACGGAGATCAAGATATAATTACTGTTCATGGGGACAATGCAGATAAAACCCCAGTATTAAAACCATACCATGGGATGCGTATTCATTTGAATGATGGAGCTAATAATTTTGAAGAGATTTTTTTCTTTCCTTTAAATGGAGCCACACGTTCTGTTAGTGCGGATTTTGACCAAGATGGGGATATAGATTTTGGTCTAATTTCAACTTTTCCTGATTATAAAAACCATCCAGAAATGTCATTTGTTTATTTGGAAAATGTAGATCAGGACAAGTTTAGGTTTGAAACTAAAATTTTAGGAAGTGATTTTTCTGGGCGATGGTTTTTGATAGATTCAGGAGATTTTGATCAAGACGGAGACATAGATATAGCTTTAAGTTGTGCAACTTTTAATTTCACGGCTGTGCCCAGTAAATTGGCACAGGTTTATGAAGATAATCCTTGGGATATGTTGATATTGGAAAATCTACTTATAAATTAA